In Populus trichocarpa isolate Nisqually-1 chromosome 7, P.trichocarpa_v4.1, whole genome shotgun sequence, the following proteins share a genomic window:
- the LOC7486068 gene encoding guanosine nucleotide diphosphate dissociation inhibitor At5g09550: MDENYDVIVLGTGLKECILSGLLSVDGLKVLHMDRNDYYGGESTSLNLNQLWKRFRGSDTPPESLGASKEYNVDMIPKFIIANGGLVRVLIHTDVTKYLHFKAVDGSFVYNKGKIYKVPATDVEALKSPLMGLFEKRRARKFFIYVQDYEENDPKSHEGLDLTKVTAREVISKYGLEDDTIDFIGHALALHLDDSYLDQPASDFVKRMKLYADSLARFQGGSPYIYPLYGLAELPQSFARLSAVYGGTYMLNKPECKVEFDESGKAIGVTSEGETAKCKKVVCDPSYLPNKVKNVGKVARAICIMSHPIPATSDSHSAQVILPQKQLGRKSDMYLFCCSYAHNVAPQGKFIAFVSAEAETDNPEIELKPGIDLLGPVDEIFYETYDRYVPINTMKDDNCFISTSYDATTHFETTVQDVIAMYSEITGKTLDLSVDLSAASAAAE; this comes from the exons ATGGATGAAAACTACGATGTAATTGTTCTAGGAACCGGTCTCAAGGAATGCATTCTCAGTGGTCTTCTTTCTGTTGATGGACTCAAA GTATTGCATATGGATCGCAATGACTATTATGGAGGAGAATCTACATCTCTTAATCTTAATCAG CTATGGAAGCGTTTCAGGGGAAGTGATACACCTCCGGAGAGCTTGGGTGCAAGCAAGGAGTACAATGTTGATATGATACCTAAG TTTATCATCGCCAATGGTGGTTTGGTCCGTGTTTTGATACACACAGATGTTACTAAGTATCTTCATTTTAAGGCTGTTGATGGTAGTTTTGTGTACAACAAAGGAAAG ATCTACAAAGTCCCAGCAACTGATGTGGAAGCACTAAAATCACCATTGATGGGATTGTTTGAGAAACGTCGTGCTCGAAAGTTCTTCATTTATGTCCAAGACTATGAGGAAAATGATCCCAAATCTCATGAGGGTCTGGACTTGACCAAAGTTACAGCAAGAGAGGTTATCTC AAAATACGGGCTTGAAGATGATACAATTGACTTTATTGGTCATGCCTTGGCTCTTCATCTTGATGATAGTTATTTAGATCAACCAGCTTCGGATTTTGTGAAGAGAATGAAG CTTTATGCAGATTCTTTGGCACGTTTCCAAGGAGGATCACCCTATATCTATCCACTTTATGGACTAGCAGAATTGCCTCAG TCATTTGCACGCTTAAGTGCAGTATATGGTGGAACTTACATGCTCAACAAGCCAGAATGTAAG GTAGAGTTTGACGAGAGTGGTAAAGCCATTGGTGTCACCTCAGAAGGAGAAACTGCTAAATGCAAGAAAGTTGTTTGTGACCCATCATATTTGCCAAATAAG GTTAAGAATGTTGGGAAAGTTGCTCGTGCTATTTGTATAATGAGCCATCCTATTCCTGCCACTAGTGATTCTCACTCTGCGCAAGTTATTCTGCCACAGAAGCAACTTGGACGCAAATCAGACAT GTACCTCTTCTGCTGTTCTTATGCTCACAATGTTGCTCCACAAGGAAAATTCATTGCTTTTGTTTCAGCTGAAGCTGAGACAGACAACCCTGAGATAGAACTGAAGCCAGGAATTGACTTGTTGGGTCCAGTAGATGAGATTTTCTATGAAACTTATGACAGATATGTGCCCATAAATACTATGAAAGATGACAATTGCTTCATTTCTACT AGCTACGACGCAACAACACATTTTGAGACCACAGTACAAGATGTTATTGCAATGTACAGTGAGATAACTGGAAAG ACTCTTGATCTTTCTGTGGATTTGAGTGCTGCAAGCGCTGCTGCTGAATAA